In Cuculus canorus isolate bCucCan1 chromosome 8, bCucCan1.pri, whole genome shotgun sequence, a single genomic region encodes these proteins:
- the LOC104060160 gene encoding cytochrome P450 4B1 produces the protein MATLMENIVRPSAVVFQLSVVLGVIFVLLKVAQFYQERKKLINALKAFPGPPKHWLYGHNHLITSNNVLNQLVSWGEEYPYAFPRWFGPVLPSIIIHHPEYAKIILGQTDRKPKIPYKFLVPWIGQGLLTMDGSKWFQHRKLLTPAFHYDVLKPYVALVSDSVKVMLDKWEKKNLEQNSVELFQEVSLMTLDSIMKCAFSYNSNCQTQSNSDYYIRAVYDLSYLLSKRLQTFSYKDIFYDLTRKGREFQDACKLAHTHTDKVIKERKMLLSSETELDKIQKKKHLDFLDILLCTKDANGVGLSDEDLRAEVDTFMFAGHDTTASGISWLLYCLSLYPQYQQRCREEIQGILGDRDTVEWEDLGKMTFTTMCIKESLRLFPPAPSVSRYLSKPLTFPDGRSLPAGCQVSVNIFAMHRNRDVWDNPEVYDPMRFSPENSAQRHSHAFLPFSAGSRNCIGQQFAMNEMKVALALTLLRFELSPDPSKPPSLTSQIILRSSNGIHLHLKKIR, from the exons ATGGCGACCCTTATGGAAAACATAGTCAGAccttctgctgttgttttccaGCTATCTGTGGTGCTTGGTGTCATCTTTGTGTTGTTAAAAGTGGCCCAATTCTACCAGGAGAGGAAGAAACTCATCAATGCTCTGAAGGCATTCCCTGGTCCCCCAAAACACTGGCTTTATGGCCACAATCATCTG ATAACTTCCAATAATGTGTTAAATCAGCTGGTGTCTTGGGGAGAAGAATACCCCTATGCCTTTCCCAGATGGTTTGGACCAGTCCTGCCTTCTATAATAATCCATCATCCTGAATATGCCAAAATCATACTTGGCCAAACAG atcGCAAGCCCAAAATTCCCTACAAATTCCTTGTTCCCTGGATCG GGCAGGGGCTGTTGACCATGGATGGAAGCAAATGGTTCCAGCATCGGAAGCTGCTCACCCCAGCTTTTCATTATGATGTGCTGAAACCTTATGTGGCCCTGGTGTCAGACTCGGTCAAAGTGATGCTG GataaatgggaaaagaagaacCTAGAGCAGAACTCAGTGGAGCTCTTTCAAGAGGTCAGCTTGATGACACTGGACAGCATCATGAAATGTGCCTTCAGTTATAACAGCAACTGTCAGACTCAGAG CAACTCAGACTATTATATCAGAGCTGTTTATGACTTGAGCTACCTTTTGAGCAAGAGATTACAGACTTTTTCTTACAAGGATATCTTCTACGACTTGACTCGCAAAGGCCGTGAGTTTCAGGATGCCTGCAAGCTGGCCCATACCCACACAG ATAAggtaataaaagaaagaaagatgttgCTCTCCAGTGAGACGGAACTTGACAAGATCCAGAAGAAGAAACACCTGGATTTTCTAGACATTCTTCTTTGTACCAAG GATGCAAATGGAGTTGGGCTATCTGATGAGGACCTGCGTGCCGAGGTGGACACATTCATGTTTGCAGGTCATGATACTACAGCCAGTGGGATCTCCTGGCTCTTGTACTGCCTGTCATTATATCCACAATACCAGCAACGGTGCAGGGAGGAGATCCAGGGGATCTTGGGAGACCGAGATACCGTTGAGTG GGAGGACCTTGGGAAGATGACTTTTACCACAATGTGCATCAAAGAGAGCTTGCGCCTGttcccaccagctccttcagtgTCCCGATACCTCTCTAAACCGCTCACATTTCCTGATGGACGCAGCTTGCCAGCAG gctgccAGGTTTCTGTGAACATATTTGCTATGCACAGGAACCGGGACGTGTGGGATAACCCTGAG GTGTATGATCCCATGAGGTTTTCTCCAGAGAACTCAGCACAGAGGCACTCCCACgctttcctgcctttctccgCTGGATCCAG GAACTGCATCGGGCAGCAGTTTGCCATGAATGAGATGAAGGTGGCACTGGCCTTGACCCTGCTCCGATTTGAACTCTCCCCCGACCCATCCAAACCTCCCTCACTGACATCACAGATCATCCTCAGGTCTAGCAATGGGATCCACCTGCATTTGAAGAAGATTCGCTGA